The genomic window ATGCCTTTTATATTCACTGCCTCAATGCTTGAAGGTCAACTTGGAGGAGATAGTGCCAGTGAAATACATTATCATTTGGCTTTCTTTGTGAGTCTGACTCAAGCAAGTCTGGCTCACAGTTAAGGAGGGTGGTGGACACTGATTCTGATACTAAGCTCTCCAAGCCCCATGGATGATATCTGCAATGGAGTCGATTGATCTGAACCTTGATGAGAGTGTACAACATCAGTATAAGTCTTTGACCTATATGTgacataaatgtgatttttgatTCACATCCTTGTTTCTCAAGTGCACTGCatctaaaatgaatgaatactcaccttgttttttatttatatagttcTGATATGGTAGAATGGCAAAAATAACTGCACAATGATAGAAAGTGGTTTCAGAGTTCACCCCATAATGCAACATTAGTAAAAGCATAAACTTTGAATGTTATCTGAGAAAATCAAGAAACCAGTTTCTGAAGACCAACAAGTTTCTGAAGACCCTTTACTTCACAGTTATGGTAACAATCATAGGCTGAACTGTAAAATCATGGTCACATACATGGCTGATGGTAGCTAGTCCCCACAATCCTTTGCCTCCACTTTTGCAGCTGAACGGGTATGGTTTGCCTCAGCTTGTAGGctgatgtgaaaaataaatactacatACTCCACAattctcattttttctctcttcacttcatttattttactatgGGCACAGTATCACTTCATCTGCTATGCTTGCATTTCTAAAAGAGGTGTGTCGGTTGGACGGGTTTTATTTTGCTGTACGCAGGGCCCAGCTGGGCTAATAAGCATTGGGTTTTGTGTGAGCAGCAGACAGTCTGCAATAAAAATGACCTGCATCATCAGGAAAAGGTTGTTGGGTTTACAATGAATTACCGTGGAGACAGCATCCCATCAGGACCAGAGGGAAAACTCCAGTGCACCCACACCATCACCCTGCTTTAATCcattcacatatttcatttcagcatATTTACCACCTAAAAGAATACTGTATCATTTACCCACATCTTGTTCGCATGCAATATAGAATAAAATCTCTTAAAGTCTACCAAGGCAAGGCATATGATTTGTTTGCCAGATGCACTGTTTTCAAGTCTGTGAATGTATTCTGAAGAACGGGCCCATGAGAACAAACCTTTTTCCACAGACATGAGATTTCTTTtcctcctgtgtgtgctgtcctgaATTATCAGTTACACTTTCAGCTCTTTCCCTTAATGTCCGTTAGCTCTGCATTTTGGATGTTCAGATTTCCACTGCAAGTAGTCAGCATTGCTTCTATCTCCAGAGCATCATTATGGCTTTAGACAACAGGCACAACAGTCACGCTACATTGTGCTTTTGGTTTAACCTCTGGTGGGTTTGTCATGAAGAGGCTCTCCACAAATACCATTAAGCTTGAGTAATTTTGTGAAAGGAGAATGGGGATTGATGTTGTCTTTATATTTCTGGTTGCGCgacatggtggtgcagtgggtagcactgtcgcctttctgtgtagagtttgcatgttctcgcTGTCTCCGCGTGGGTtttctccgggtactccggtttcctcccaaagTCTAATGTCATGCTGGTGAGGTTTACTGGAGTGTCTAAATTGCCCCTTGGTATGCATTTGTGAgtgaagggtgtgtgtttgccctgcaatggactggcgAGCTAtccatggtgtattcctgcctcttgcccatgCTGCAATaggcgaccctgaccaggatcaGCGGGTTAGatagatggatgaatggattTATATTTCTAGAAATACAATGACTTTTAATGTACATGCCATTGGTACCTGGCACATTggatgtacttatttatttattctgaaccCTTTTTATTTTGCCATGCCACATTTGTAAATCTCAGGTCACATTTGTAAGCCATTCCACTGCGGCAGCTTCTTCTGTGATCTCCGAAGAGAACAGACTATTGTGATTGTCCGCAAAGACGTGTGCATCCTTAGTCTGCAATCCCCCAGATGAGCTATCTTTGCATCAAGAAAATCTTTTTACCCAATCTATTAAACACCCTCCTTTGTTGGAAAAGGAATATGCTATGGAATATTGTTTTACACTTATACCAATGTTAcaatcattcattttgtttgcattttcaagaagcaaaaacacatttttaatatcaAATTACAATTATGTATATGCTTTGGTTACTGGTCATTTAGAAAGGACAGCTCTTAAGTACTCAACCACAATTTCCTTTTCTGAAATTTACTTGGGAGTTTTCTCAAAATGGTACATCTgtgtcattatttcttttttcttaaaaaaatcttcataatTCAACAACATTCAActtgaaatttaatttatttttaatgttatgaGTCTATAACATTGGAACCATGGTGGCCTTGAGATATGACTCAGCTACAGTTGATCTGGCAGATTTTCATTGCTAATCCGATATTTGCTTTGGTTTGATAATTATGGAAGTGGGTCCTCTATTCCTACCACATTACATCCTGTTCTGTTGTATTCCTCAAGTGTTGCGTAGGTAATGAAAATGTCAGGCCCACTCTTTTGTGCCACTGTCAAAACATATAAAACTAGATCAAAGCATTGTTTCTGTGTGCCACTGAAGCACTGTTCCTGCGTGCCATCATAATACTGTAGGCCAGATTTGTGGAATACGGCCTATTAATAAATACGAACTTCAGTTTGATGCTTTTAAAGCACAATTACAACGCTGATGTACATTAGGCTGGCTTCCATTTTAAGcgacacacacttcctgtttttttttattttcttctcagaATTCAGACACTTGAATTAGACATTAGACACTTGGTTGGTTGAACAGTTTCAGATGTAGATGACATACCCCTAACTAGCAGTTTGATTAGTGCTAGGTTTTAATGTAAAGTCACATGATAAACTATAATTTGCTTGCTAGATGCCCTTTTCTAGAATCTCTCACAGCGCTGATAATATTGTTACTCCTTATATGTTTGTACAGTCAGGTACACAGTgccttgaaaaagtatttgctgatttcctctattattgcatggctggttttaaaaatatgttttgtatctactcagtttccctttgtctattATTACAAGATCTAAAACAATTcactgtgacaaatatgcaataatagagtaaATCAGGCCGGGCGCAAATACCTTTTCCATGGCACTGTGCCTTTTCCAAAGTCACAATGCAATGGCACAGCCATAAAGAGTAAAGCCTGCAACCTACATCTGGCTTTGTCATCAGATGCTTCAATCTCTACCCCACGTCTCCATGTTGAGGTTTGACTCAGTGAAAGGCAGTCTCTTATGAGGCTGTGGCAGGAATCAAATATGGAATCTTGCACTTGGAGACCGTCCATAGGAACAGACGGACAAAGCAACAGGACATGTCTTATCAGCAGTAACAGTAATCCAGTGCTGGAGCGCAGTGGCTTTTTCCACTGCTTTCTTAGCATATCTGTGATTGGCTTTGggcttttgtgttttattttgctgcaaTCTTGTGGGCACACCAAGACAATAAATCTTATTAGAAAAGTAACCATCAACACAGGTGGACAGCACAATGTTTGTTTGTCCTGTTATTGTCATATCCTCTTACAGATTTTCCAGCGACAGTATGTCACCAGGCTACACAGCATccgagggttttttttaatttatttattttttttactgccgaTTATCAAATCTATCAAAGAGGTTCATCACCAAAataatgtgtactgtatgctgtAAGTACAGCTCAGGCAGTGTTTGTTTCGTGATTTAGAAAAATTGCATTCACCCTGGTGAAAAATATCGTAAACAGCACAAagaatagatttattttttctcagaaGGAAACCGATTTAAAAAGTCGATTGCCTGAACAACAGGGCTTATATTCAGGAAGGGAACTATTTGTTGCACAACGTAGATAGCCAGGGTTTGCACTTTGTGGCTGAACAATGTTGATGAGTGAGCCAATATTTAGCAGTGATTTCATTATAAAGGAATCTAGGCAATTTGCTGCGTTCAGGATGGCTGCTATTGTCAGAGTAAAATGGGTCTTTTCAATTGCCATTGTTCAATTTCTTCAGATTCCTTCAGATATGGTCATGACCCAGAACCTCATTGCAAAGTCAGCTAAAGAAGGGACATTGCAGTTTACAGTGCAAAATGTTGTAATCACACTGAAAGCCCATTGCTTCGAGGGAAAATCATTGTGCTCACTGATCCTCCTGTAACATTCTGAATCTGCATTAGTCAGCCAAATGTATCTTCGTTGTATGGGCACATCTGGAAAGTTAGTGTTGTAGGGGTTCTGCTACTGGCCATACAATATAAACAGGCTTTGTGAGACAGGAAGATTATCATGTAGATATTTGATATTGACCTCCCTGGCTTGTCTGCCCTATTTGAGCATGTCCATTCGTCtagctgtctgtctctttcatACATAGATTAGGCTGGGCTCTCTTTCGACAATAGATACCACTGTGAATGCTGAGGTACTGTTCTGGCAGGTCTTGCAGTTTCTAGGCCAGAGGAAAGTTCTGGATGCTGGTCTCTGATAAAGCACTCAAAACCAGATGCTGAGAAGCTGCTCTGAAGGTTTAAGTTTCATGCAAGTTAAGTTTAATATTGTCCCTCACACTAAACCTCTTAATTATAAGTTATGGTATCTTAACACAAATCCCCAGTGGTATTAATTCCAGGTGCAGGAATTGCCTAATTAGACTTGCACGAGGGAAAATGAGAGATCCAAATGCACAGTTATAGGCTTTTAAACTGTGCGTGCTGACATGTGGTTATATATAATTTGGTAAATAATTCTTAGCTAAAAATAAGTTATGAATTGCAATGAAGGCAGTGCCTTCAGATTATATCAATCTCGACAGGGGACTAAGTAACACTAAGTATATTTATGTGTTGTTCATGTTTTGGGGAATTTATATCATACTCGACAtgatatgaacatttttatttgtctgcaTGGTAATGTTTGCATGTTCGGTGGTTTATAGACATCAAATAGTAAAAGAGAACGTGACTTTTTAAGTGGTATCTGCTCTGATTGTGTGCGATAGAAAGTGCTTCTTAACCATTCTGTGATCTCATCATGTTTTCAACAGCATGTACTAAAATGAAACCTGACAGAACTGGATAGGTTACGCATAATGCATGAGTTTACAGTAAAATCTTTCTGCTTCTGGCTAGTAATACTATTTGcatagcagatgttcttatccagtgAATTGTTTTTCATACTACCCATTTACATTACTGGATACATACAGAAGTAATTTAGATGAAGTACCTGAGCCAAGGGTACAATGTAGACATGTGCCAGATCTTGGCAAAATGTCCAATCAGAACTTGCTGGcggtattgttgttgttgttgttggggagggggtggaggggctgtGTTGCCCCTGGGATTTAAACCTATAACCTCTGTGTTGCAAGTGCTGCTCCATAACCATAATACTAAACCATTAAACCCACTGTGCCCATTATAACCATCATACTACCCTGCCAGCCGCTGCAGTTATAAAACTGGCAACAACAGTCTCTGCAGTCTGCCACCATGGACCATCAGAAATAATCATTAAGGTCTTTGTTGTATATCTAACAGCTGCACTGACAACAAGAGTCAGTTCATAAGTAGTTCCCCATGGTCTCTGGCACTGCAGCAAGTGTTTGTTGCAGCTACATAATTGCCAGTCTTAAAGTGCAAATAGCTCTGTTCTctttgtgacaaaaaaacaacctcaaAGAGTTTATCTGTGATGATCAGATGAATTCCTCAATCAAATTTAAGCTCTACTTagttaaccctaaccctaaccctaaccctaacaccaaCCCTACTTCTCCCTCCCTGATATTAATGTTCAATTCCATATTTTTGCTCAAATCATTTTGTtgctgagaaaagaaaaagctccATGACAATAGCCAGGTGAAGCACTGGTAGTTTCCTTTTGGAAAACCACTCCCAGGTACCATTTAAGGAGATGTGTTGAATAAGGAAGGTGGTCTTCCTGTAGCTGTTGAGAGACAGATGGCCGCGTGACCCATGGAGCTCGGCTCAATGAAGCTGTCATGGTTCGGGAGCCAGGCGCCTGTGGATTTCTTTCCAGCAGGCAGATCGGCAAAGTGACACCTGCACtgccctccccctgccctgcaGTACCGTGCATGGCGTGATCCAAGCCCGCGAGCTTCAGCAGTTCATTACGCTGCCTTGTGAATAACCCGTTCCAAACATAACGCAATTAGCCTGTACGCACGTTGCTCACATCGGCAGGACGCTCAGGGGTTTCCGGGGGGCAAGGGCGTGTGCCGTTTTGTACGCTGATCATTGTTCGTGAACAACCTGATTAGCTTTCTGTAATCATTTGTGGTGCGAATCGCCCACTTGACATCTGCGTTGCCACAGTAACAGACGAGCAGGTTTCCAGACTTTTGCCAGCTCTATCCCAGAGCACTCTGCGAATATTTGATGAGAGCAGATTACAGAATGCTGAaaagtattgtgtgtgtgttaactcCTTCCCTTTTTGTATACTCTATATTGATTGTTATGTCCAGGGGTTGAGAGGGGGTGAGATTACTGTGGTGAACGCTACCAAAAGCTAATCCAAGCTGTGTCAGTGCCAAGTCTGCCCATTAGTCCTGTAGTATGAAGCAAAATTTGGCTACAGGGTGGCCaaaggagggagggtttcagcaTTAATTCACAAACGTGACTCCCTTGACCAACCAGGTAATGGTGGTCTGCCTGCGCTGATTCTGCTGTCTTGTGGCATAATGACTACGAACTACAGCTAAAAGTATGTAGAAGTGAAAAATGAATGCGGACTGGCAGCACATACTCTGGAGAACATATAAGTTGTGCAAGTCCTCCTGACATTGCAGTAATAGCACAAATTATTATTGGGCAATCCAAATTTGGCAATAAAGGAAAATTGAGACTGTGAAGTGCAGCACATTTAAGACTTTATGTATGAGTTTTTTAGCCAAACTAATTAATTTATGAAATCTGTAGAATGTAAAATGAGTAGAAACATTAGACTGGCTTTTATGCATTGTTATCAAAATTTTCCGCCTCAGTGTTTTGATTTGCATGACTATAGAACCAAAAATTGCTGTTGGCACACATTTTCCCCCAATGAATCATGAACCTCTCTTCCAGGAATTGCTCTAATATATCTGTgttctcaatgtttttttaagccaAAACAACCTTCTAGGGTACCACACAGGGCCAGCTCTACCCTTCATGAGatcatgggggggaggggaggacagTGGCAATCAAGCAATCAAGCAATCAAGGGCCGGGGGGGATTTAGCTGACAATGACTAATGCAACACAAAACAACCCTTTTTTGGCACCCCCCATACAGATGGCAGCCCTGGCAACCACTTTTATCGCATATGCCTAGAGCCAGCCCTGGTACCGTAGTTATGTACATCACAATGCAGAACATATTTACACCTCTTGTGATAATAGGTTGATCTGAGTGTTGTTTACTGCCAAAGGGAGGTCGATAAATAGTTATAGTTATTGACAGGGGTAACAGCACTTGTTAATAGATGAGAAACGAGAACCACAATAGCTACATTGGTGAGttgaaattttacattcaaCTTGTGGTAACTTAGAAGTGCTTGAGTCCTTACCCTGTAATAAGAGGAAGATAAGAGTTGTCCTGGAGCACATCTTGTCTGAATCTTTGCAGCTAAGTGGTCAACCTCctgctttaattttttttagcttagGTAAGGCATATTCAAGCTGTGGGCAGGGTCTTTAAGACACGAATTGTGACTCGAAGCCACTAATGAACATTGCTGCTTCATCATTTCGGAAATAACAGCATTAGATTCACGGCTGGCAGCACGCATGTGTGCCACGAGGATAGCTCTCACTGCTGATTTAAGCTTCACTAATGGGTCCTGAGCATTTAGCATATAAACACCACTGCCTGCAGCCTGGGAAATCAGGGTTTGACCTCTCGCTGCTCTAACTGCACATCCTCCTCGGTGCATAATGGCCTGAGTGTAATGCTTTTTTGGGTAGATTTCACATCTTTTTGGGTTTGAGTGAATTCATATTTGGTAATGCTAATGCTTGCCCAGTTAGCACTTAGTGACTAATGACCGTTCATCTCTTTGACCTTTCAGAAACCAGGAAAATGGGGGGCAAGTTGAGCAAAAAGAAGAAGGGCTACAATGTGAACGACGAGAAGGCCAAGGACAAGGACGCCAAGGCGGAGGGCGCGACGGCAGAAGAGGGCGAAGCTCAGAAGGAGAACAAGGAGGAGGCCCCGGCGGCAGCTGAGAACAGCGAGGCGGCCGCCGAAAAGACGGAGAAGGACGCCCAGCCCGCCGCCGACCAGACGGCGGCCAAAGAGGAGGGCAAGGACGCGGCCGCGAAGGAGGAGCCCGAGAAGCCCGCCGCCAACGCCGAGCCCAAGGCCGAGGCACCCAAGAGCGCGGAGGCCGCCGCCCCCAAGCAGGAGGACAAGCAGCCGGCCGCCGCAGCCGCCGCCCCGGCCTCTAAAGAGCCCGCCCCCGAGGCCAAG from Anguilla anguilla isolate fAngAng1 chromosome 8, fAngAng1.pri, whole genome shotgun sequence includes these protein-coding regions:
- the basp1 gene encoding brain acid soluble protein 1 homolog, which produces MGGKLSKKKKGYNVNDEKAKDKDAKAEGATAEEGEAQKENKEEAPAAAENSEAAAEKTEKDAQPAADQTAAKEEGKDAAAKEEPEKPAANAEPKAEAPKSAEAAAPKQEDKQPAAAAAAPASKEPAPEAKAQAPAPPVADSKAESKEEADAKKTEAPAAPAAKAEAAPAAPEPKPSEAPAPAAAAASPKEAPAKEPAPSSTTAAVENAAPPKEANATDAAVPGKDQTVAVQD